One region of Chitinivibrionales bacterium genomic DNA includes:
- a CDS encoding HD domain-containing protein: MKTKFDINRFLLEDEEKLSSYATKSSESHGRQWPLKRDPFRLEFARDETRILHSPPFRRLKHKTQVFLSPNDDHICTRMEHVLHVSSIASVIGRCLNLNIDLINAIAKGHDLGHPPFGHAGERVLDRILKNEGVTSGFMHEIHGLRVVDKLTNYGAGLNLTYEVRDGIVTHCGEKFERAVVPDRSRDLQNLEGIDDRTYYPLTLEGCLVRIVDRIAYLGRDLEDGIKAGFVKKTDIPAEIAGNLGTDNGKIIGRFVSDTIENSLDIDAIEMSEEVFGLMKILKEFNYEKIYTHPEVDRKAKKSNRVIELLYYELSKLLRETERGENTSMVNNIINGAPTVRVLFNFIKNTNYTENTPAWRIITDYIAGMTDIFAQRTFTELFLPTPVV; this comes from the coding sequence ATGAAAACTAAATTCGATATTAACCGGTTTTTGCTGGAAGATGAAGAAAAATTAAGCAGTTACGCAACGAAAAGTAGTGAATCCCATGGCCGTCAATGGCCACTGAAGCGGGACCCTTTCAGACTGGAATTTGCCCGTGATGAAACCCGGATACTCCATTCACCACCTTTCCGGCGGTTGAAACATAAGACGCAGGTTTTTCTTTCTCCCAATGACGATCATATCTGTACACGCATGGAGCACGTGTTGCATGTTTCAAGCATTGCTTCGGTTATCGGACGGTGCCTGAATCTTAATATCGATCTGATCAATGCAATAGCCAAGGGACACGATCTCGGACACCCGCCTTTCGGTCATGCAGGAGAACGGGTACTCGACAGGATTTTGAAAAATGAAGGCGTTACGAGTGGGTTCATGCACGAAATTCACGGTCTCAGAGTGGTCGATAAGCTGACCAACTATGGCGCGGGGCTGAATCTTACCTATGAGGTCCGGGACGGCATTGTTACTCATTGCGGTGAAAAGTTTGAGCGTGCGGTTGTCCCCGATCGTTCCAGAGATCTTCAGAACCTCGAGGGTATTGACGATAGAACATATTATCCCTTAACGCTCGAGGGATGTCTGGTCCGAATTGTTGATAGAATCGCGTATCTGGGGAGGGATCTTGAAGACGGTATCAAAGCGGGATTTGTGAAAAAAACCGATATTCCTGCAGAAATAGCCGGAAATCTCGGCACCGATAATGGTAAAATTATAGGACGGTTTGTTAGTGATACGATCGAAAACAGTCTTGACATCGATGCGATCGAAATGAGCGAAGAGGTATTCGGCTTAATGAAAATACTGAAAGAGTTTAATTATGAAAAAATTTATACGCATCCGGAAGTGGATCGGAAAGCAAAAAAGTCCAACAGAGTTATCGAGCTACTCTACTACGAGCTGTCGAAACTTTTAAGAGAAACCGAACGGGGAGAGAATACCTCGATGGTTAATAATATTATCAACGGCGCGCCGACAGTGAGAGTGCTTTTTAATTTCATAAAGAACACAAATTATACGGAAAATACACCGGCCTGGCGCATTATCACCGATTATATTGCTGGGATGACCGATATTTTCGCTCAACGAACCTTTACGGAATTGTTTTTACCCACACCGGTCGTATAA